One genomic window of Parabacteroides pacaensis includes the following:
- a CDS encoding SIS domain-containing protein: protein MNPKETIYASLHEARTLLDTFIREDSTLESIYKAAFLCAEALRAGHKIISCGNGGSLCDASHFAEELTGRFRNNRRPLPALAINDAAYLTCVGNDFSFQEVFSRYVESLGQPGDVLLAISTSGNSQNIIRAVEQAHKNKMTVLALTSQGKNELAEKADVAICAPYAPHSDRIQEIHIKVIHILIQVMEELLKVSSS from the coding sequence ATGAATCCGAAAGAGACAATTTATGCTAGTTTACATGAAGCGCGTACGCTACTGGATACCTTTATCCGGGAAGATTCGACCCTGGAAAGCATTTATAAGGCAGCTTTCCTGTGTGCCGAAGCCTTGCGGGCAGGACATAAAATAATAAGTTGCGGGAATGGAGGATCTTTGTGCGACGCGAGTCATTTTGCGGAAGAATTGACAGGGCGTTTCCGCAATAATCGACGTCCGTTACCGGCATTAGCTATCAACGATGCAGCTTACCTGACTTGTGTGGGAAATGATTTTTCGTTTCAGGAGGTTTTTTCCCGCTATGTCGAGTCCCTGGGACAACCGGGCGATGTATTATTGGCCATCAGCACCAGTGGAAATTCGCAGAATATCATACGTGCAGTGGAGCAGGCACATAAAAATAAAATGACCGTATTGGCACTAACCTCTCAAGGAAAAAATGAATTGGCTGAAAAAGCAGATGTGGCCATCTGTGCTCCCTATGCGCCACATTCTGACCGGATTCAGGAAATTCATATCAAAGTGATCCATATTCTCATCCAAGTGATGGAAGAACTGTTGAAAGTGAGTTCGTCTTAA
- a CDS encoding ROK family protein, producing MKTNLLGIDIGGTKCAIIYGIQQGEHLTLVDKKKFQTTCVDETIGNILAGLEEMMTLHGLTPLNTKAIGISCGGPLDSSEGIILSPPNLPGWNAIPIVSLIEKRVRIRAKLQNDANACALAEWKFGAGKGTKNMVFLTFGTGLGAGLILNGSLYSGTNDNAGELGHIRMVDFGPVGYGKKGSLEGLASGGGIAQLARMYLLEKFQQGEKVSWCTLEELNEVTAQKVAEEAIKGDPLAQKVYETSAIYLGKGLAVLIDLLNPEMIVIGGIYSRNKSMMESVIQQVIREEALSDSSKVCTVKPALLGENIGDYAALSIAFA from the coding sequence ATGAAAACAAATTTGTTGGGAATTGACATCGGCGGAACTAAATGTGCCATTATCTATGGCATTCAGCAAGGAGAACATCTGACCCTGGTAGATAAGAAAAAGTTTCAAACCACCTGCGTGGATGAAACAATCGGAAATATTCTGGCAGGACTTGAAGAGATGATGACCCTTCACGGGCTTACTCCTTTAAATACAAAAGCGATAGGAATTTCCTGCGGCGGCCCTCTGGATAGTTCCGAAGGAATTATTTTGTCTCCCCCCAACTTGCCGGGATGGAATGCCATTCCCATCGTATCCCTTATTGAAAAAAGAGTAAGGATCAGGGCAAAACTTCAAAACGATGCGAATGCCTGCGCCTTAGCCGAATGGAAGTTCGGTGCGGGAAAAGGTACGAAGAATATGGTGTTTTTAACCTTCGGAACCGGATTGGGAGCCGGGTTGATACTAAACGGCAGTTTATATTCCGGAACGAATGACAATGCCGGCGAGTTAGGCCATATCCGCATGGTCGATTTTGGCCCGGTGGGATATGGGAAAAAGGGATCGCTCGAGGGCCTTGCCAGCGGAGGAGGCATTGCACAACTAGCGAGAATGTACCTCTTGGAAAAGTTTCAGCAAGGAGAAAAAGTATCCTGGTGTACTTTAGAAGAATTAAATGAAGTAACCGCTCAAAAGGTAGCCGAAGAAGCCATTAAGGGAGACCCTTTAGCACAAAAGGTCTATGAAACCTCTGCAATTTATCTAGGAAAGGGATTAGCTGTTCTGATCGATCTGCTGAATCCCGAAATGATAGTGATAGGCGGAATATACTCGCGGAACAAGAGCATGATGGAATCTGTAATACAACAAGTAATCCGTGAAGAAGCATTATCCGATTCCAGTAAAGTATGTACCGTAAAGCCTGCTTTATTAGGAGAGAATATCGGAGACTATGCAGCTCTTTCAATTGCCTTTGCTTAA
- a CDS encoding glycoside hydrolase family 2 protein yields MKKLNVCMGAILLLSLALEAFAGSGNRTISLNGKWSLSYWKQPEQPVVSPAAIQKSEVQTIEATVPGTVELDLLSAGLIKDPMVGNHVNELRKWEEYQWCYTKSFQAPRLEKGQRYQLFFGGIDCLADVWLNGKHVGSAENMLIEHTFDVTDEIKPEAENLVQVIIRSAVLEGQNYFLGSFSIGNFPSEESTFIRKAPHMYGWDILPRLVSAGLWRKVELRTLEETRFRDVHYMVAAVDTATRNVRLYIDAQLKMPFEKFDKVKAVYTLSRNGKEAYKGSTIVFSPAFRYIMELKNADLWWPRGYGEPALYEAKVELVEEDGTVLSTDTQRIGLRTVQLERNEINLPESPGKFCFIVNGEPIFIHGTNWVPLDALHSRDELVMDKAIEMAADLNCNMIRCWGGNVYEDHHFFDLCDENGILVWQDFAMGCTFYPQRTEFTGAIEKEVISVVRKLRNHPSLALWSGNNEDDIALRWSLQPFNLDPNRDAVTRKVIPSVLYEFDPTRPYLPSSPYISEAVYQKGCDEKYWPENHLWGPRGYYKDPFYIEAQCTFVSEIGYHGCPNLESLKKMMTEDCVYPWIKEHEWNDEWVTKSVRRFPAWGKTYDRNNLMINQVRLLFGQVPSKLEDFIFASQSVQAEAMKYFIEMWRGNKWNKTGIIWWNLRDGWPLISDAIVDYYNSPKMAYYFIRNVQKDVCVFINDAKDGNHPLVAVNDTRHACEGEVEVTDIGSGQPVFKGKFHVPANGKVCLSSLPRQEGQGIWLIRYKIGERKFANHYLYGKAPFKLAEYKRLLQKTNLYTVK; encoded by the coding sequence ATGAAAAAACTGAATGTATGTATGGGTGCTATCCTCTTGCTATCCCTAGCACTGGAAGCCTTTGCCGGATCCGGTAACCGTACCATTTCCCTGAATGGAAAGTGGAGCTTATCTTATTGGAAACAGCCGGAACAACCGGTTGTCTCTCCCGCAGCCATACAAAAAAGCGAGGTGCAGACTATCGAAGCTACTGTTCCCGGAACTGTGGAATTAGACTTGCTTTCTGCGGGATTGATAAAAGACCCCATGGTGGGTAACCATGTAAACGAATTGCGTAAATGGGAAGAGTATCAATGGTGCTATACCAAATCCTTTCAGGCCCCGCGGTTGGAAAAAGGACAACGTTACCAGCTTTTCTTCGGAGGAATCGATTGCCTGGCGGATGTATGGCTGAATGGAAAACATGTCGGGTCCGCTGAAAATATGTTGATAGAACATACTTTTGATGTTACGGACGAAATAAAGCCGGAAGCAGAAAATCTGGTACAGGTAATCATTCGTTCGGCAGTACTGGAAGGACAAAATTATTTCTTGGGCTCTTTCAGCATCGGGAACTTCCCTTCCGAGGAATCTACGTTTATCCGGAAAGCTCCCCACATGTACGGATGGGACATATTGCCCCGGTTGGTAAGTGCCGGTTTATGGCGGAAGGTAGAGTTGCGGACATTGGAAGAAACCCGGTTCCGGGATGTGCATTATATGGTTGCCGCAGTAGATACCGCAACCCGGAACGTCCGTCTGTACATAGATGCACAATTGAAAATGCCTTTTGAAAAGTTCGACAAGGTAAAAGCCGTTTATACCTTAAGCCGGAACGGAAAAGAAGCATATAAAGGGAGTACCATTGTTTTTTCGCCTGCATTCCGTTACATAATGGAATTGAAAAATGCAGATCTATGGTGGCCCAGAGGATACGGAGAGCCTGCTTTATACGAAGCAAAAGTAGAATTGGTAGAAGAAGACGGTACCGTTTTATCTACCGATACCCAACGTATCGGGCTAAGAACCGTACAACTGGAGAGAAACGAGATCAATTTGCCGGAAAGTCCCGGAAAGTTTTGCTTTATCGTCAACGGGGAACCTATTTTTATCCACGGCACGAACTGGGTGCCCCTGGATGCTTTGCACAGTCGTGATGAATTGGTAATGGATAAAGCCATAGAGATGGCTGCCGATTTGAATTGCAATATGATTCGATGCTGGGGCGGAAATGTGTATGAAGACCATCACTTTTTTGACTTATGCGATGAGAACGGTATCCTAGTCTGGCAAGACTTTGCCATGGGATGTACTTTTTACCCGCAACGAACGGAGTTTACCGGAGCCATAGAAAAAGAAGTGATTTCGGTTGTACGCAAATTGCGTAATCATCCTTCCCTGGCCCTATGGTCGGGTAATAATGAAGATGATATCGCCTTACGTTGGTCTTTACAACCTTTCAATCTGGATCCCAACCGCGATGCGGTGACGCGGAAAGTCATTCCTTCGGTACTGTATGAATTTGACCCCACCAGACCCTATCTTCCCAGTTCCCCGTATATAAGCGAGGCTGTCTACCAAAAAGGTTGCGACGAGAAATATTGGCCGGAGAATCACCTCTGGGGACCCAGAGGGTATTATAAAGATCCTTTTTACATAGAGGCACAATGTACGTTTGTAAGTGAAATCGGATACCACGGCTGTCCCAACCTGGAAAGCCTGAAAAAGATGATGACGGAAGATTGTGTCTATCCCTGGATAAAGGAACACGAATGGAACGACGAGTGGGTAACCAAGTCCGTCAGACGCTTCCCGGCATGGGGAAAAACTTATGACCGGAATAATTTGATGATAAACCAAGTCCGTCTTTTATTCGGCCAAGTACCTTCCAAGCTGGAAGATTTCATCTTCGCTTCCCAATCCGTACAAGCAGAAGCCATGAAATACTTTATAGAGATGTGGCGAGGAAACAAATGGAATAAAACCGGCATTATCTGGTGGAATTTGCGGGATGGATGGCCGTTGATTTCCGACGCAATCGTGGATTATTATAACTCCCCTAAAATGGCTTATTACTTCATCCGGAACGTACAGAAAGATGTATGCGTTTTTATAAACGATGCGAAAGACGGCAACCATCCGCTGGTAGCGGTCAACGACACCCGGCATGCTTGCGAAGGTGAAGTGGAGGTAACAGACATCGGATCCGGTCAACCGGTTTTTAAAGGAAAATTTCATGTGCCCGCCAATGGGAAAGTCTGTCTTTCGTCGCTGCCCCGGCAAGAAGGTCAGGGAATTTGGTTAATCCGTTATAAAATAGGAGAACGAAAATTTGCCAACCACTACCTGTATGGCAAAGCTCCTTTCAAGTTGGCTGAATACAAACGATTATTACAAAAAACTAATTTATATACTGTAAAATAA